A genomic stretch from Anaerolinea thermophila UNI-1 includes:
- a CDS encoding RtcB family protein has product MITLQIFQKVSDYEWEIPPTFRSGMRVPVRIFATRRLLEKALQDASIEQAVNVATLPGLVGRVLVMPDMHQGYGFPIGGVAATRYPEGVISPGGIGYDINCGVRLLSSAIPYEAVEPYLDTLVAALDHHCPSGVGTHGAIRLSDKELDQACRLGSRWALKQGMASEQDLEFTEENGCIEGAAPEKVSARAKERGREQLGTLGAGNHFLEVEVVDQIFDAEAANAMGLFEGCLVLSIHCGSRGFGHQICSDYVQEFQGAVRRYGIQLPDRELVCAPLDSPEGQAYLGAMRAAANYAFLNRQILAHHARQAFEEVLSGKVKNWHLRQVYDIAHNIGKIETHEVDGKQVKVCVHRKGATRAFGPGSPAIPAAYRPIGQPVLVPGSMGTASWVLVGTETSMRISFGSSCHGAGRVMSRNEAKRQVRGEHLRKELEADGIHLRAGSLSGLAEEAPQAYKDVDAVVETVSGAGIARKVARLRPVAVVKG; this is encoded by the coding sequence ATGATTACCCTCCAGATATTTCAAAAAGTCAGCGATTACGAGTGGGAAATTCCTCCAACGTTTCGATCAGGAATGCGTGTACCGGTGCGCATTTTTGCCACGCGCCGGTTGCTGGAAAAAGCCTTACAGGATGCTTCCATTGAACAAGCCGTAAATGTAGCCACTTTACCCGGACTGGTAGGGCGCGTGCTGGTCATGCCGGATATGCATCAGGGATATGGCTTTCCTATTGGCGGCGTGGCAGCCACCCGATACCCTGAAGGGGTGATTTCTCCCGGCGGGATTGGCTACGATATCAACTGTGGAGTTCGCTTACTCTCCTCCGCCATTCCTTATGAAGCGGTCGAGCCTTACCTGGATACACTGGTAGCCGCCCTTGACCACCACTGTCCCAGTGGTGTTGGCACGCATGGTGCCATTCGCCTGAGCGACAAAGAACTGGATCAAGCCTGCCGATTAGGTTCGCGCTGGGCACTCAAACAGGGCATGGCAAGCGAACAGGACCTGGAATTCACGGAAGAAAATGGCTGTATCGAAGGCGCTGCACCGGAAAAGGTGAGCGCACGGGCGAAAGAGCGCGGACGGGAGCAACTGGGGACACTGGGTGCAGGTAACCATTTTCTGGAAGTTGAGGTGGTAGATCAAATCTTTGATGCCGAAGCCGCCAATGCCATGGGATTGTTTGAAGGCTGTCTGGTGCTCTCCATCCACTGTGGATCGCGAGGTTTTGGGCATCAGATTTGCTCAGATTATGTGCAAGAATTCCAGGGAGCAGTGCGGAGATACGGCATTCAATTACCAGACAGGGAACTGGTCTGCGCGCCACTGGACTCGCCGGAAGGACAAGCCTATCTGGGAGCCATGCGCGCTGCCGCCAATTACGCTTTCCTGAACCGCCAAATTCTAGCACATCATGCCCGTCAGGCATTTGAGGAAGTGCTGAGCGGGAAAGTCAAGAACTGGCATCTGCGCCAGGTGTACGACATTGCCCACAACATTGGAAAGATTGAAACTCACGAGGTAGATGGAAAGCAGGTCAAAGTGTGCGTGCACCGAAAAGGGGCTACACGCGCCTTTGGGCCCGGTTCTCCGGCGATCCCGGCGGCTTACCGCCCCATCGGTCAGCCTGTGCTGGTACCCGGTAGCATGGGCACAGCCTCATGGGTGCTGGTGGGGACAGAGACCTCCATGCGCATCTCTTTTGGCTCATCCTGTCATGGAGCAGGACGGGTGATGAGTCGCAACGAAGCCAAACGTCAGGTGCGCGGCGAGCACTTGAGAAAGGAACTGGAAGCCGATGGAATCCATCTTCGCGCTGGTTCGCTTTCCGGACTGGCTGAGGAAGCCCCTCAAGCCTATAAAGATGTGGACGCTGTGGTAGAAACGGTAAGCGGCGCAGGCATTGCCCGAAAGGTTGCCCGTCTGAGACCGGTCGCCGTGGTTAAGGGATAG
- a CDS encoding archease → MASEPKTLMGFEEIEHTADWSLRVWAPDLPTFFKQAATGMLHLMGVESLDVPAVLSDLTVEGDDPEALLVAFLTEILFLLEKSKVPRSFHLKFEGTKLKAQLECVPLKSLAKEIKAVTFHNLSIQKQNGVLEATITFDV, encoded by the coding sequence ATGGCAAGCGAACCAAAAACTTTGATGGGTTTTGAGGAAATCGAGCATACGGCAGACTGGTCCTTGCGGGTTTGGGCGCCCGATTTGCCGACATTTTTCAAGCAAGCCGCTACAGGGATGTTGCATCTGATGGGCGTAGAATCACTGGATGTCCCTGCAGTATTGAGCGACTTAACAGTGGAGGGAGATGACCCTGAGGCTCTTTTGGTCGCCTTTCTGACAGAAATTCTTTTTCTTCTGGAAAAAAGCAAAGTTCCCCGGTCATTTCATTTGAAGTTTGAGGGCACAAAGCTCAAAGCGCAACTGGAATGCGTACCGCTGAAATCCCTTGCCAAAGAGATTAAAGCCGTTACCTTCCACAATCTGTCCATTCAAAAGCAAAACGGCGTACTGGAAGCAACCATTACATTCGATGTATAG
- a CDS encoding FHA domain-containing protein, whose product MNFPLHRMEFLLRQWLEGWSGSSAEDFLLHFLQELERILPQVLASQSSDLLEEMNVLLIVGISPQVRAHFQEKSPVLNDLLHLLQQVAREQGMRVHFSIEFVEDPRLKLGEVWVDWEMPEQGSSTRAMPNPLGVSLRETGKRAYLIVPGGNLFPLEQSVVNVGRMKDNHLVLDDPRVSRHHAQIRRSPEGFILFDLNSTGGTMVNHLPVHQWTLRPGDVISLAGVTLVYGEEEEQNSFDEDTTDTATLPKGNA is encoded by the coding sequence ATGAACTTTCCCCTGCATCGCATGGAATTTCTGCTCAGGCAATGGCTTGAAGGTTGGTCTGGCTCTTCGGCTGAAGATTTTCTCCTGCACTTTCTACAAGAACTGGAGCGAATTCTCCCGCAGGTGCTGGCAAGCCAGTCTTCAGATCTCCTAGAGGAAATGAACGTTCTTCTTATCGTGGGAATTTCTCCCCAGGTGAGAGCCCATTTTCAGGAAAAATCTCCCGTTCTTAACGATCTCTTGCATTTACTTCAGCAGGTTGCCAGAGAGCAGGGAATGCGTGTGCATTTTTCAATTGAGTTCGTCGAAGACCCTCGCTTGAAGCTCGGTGAAGTATGGGTGGATTGGGAGATGCCTGAGCAGGGAAGCAGTACGCGCGCCATGCCCAACCCGTTGGGAGTATCTTTGCGCGAAACGGGCAAACGCGCATATCTCATTGTCCCGGGAGGCAATCTCTTTCCACTGGAACAAAGCGTGGTCAATGTAGGGCGAATGAAAGATAATCACCTTGTGCTGGATGATCCAAGAGTTTCTCGCCATCATGCTCAGATACGACGCAGTCCTGAGGGGTTCATTCTGTTTGATTTGAACTCTACCGGGGGTACAATGGTCAATCATCTGCCGGTACATCAGTGGACTTTGAGACCAGGGGATGTCATCTCGCTGGCAGGGGTCACCCTGGTATATGGAGAGGAAGAAGAACAGAATTCTTTTGATGAGGATACGACCGATACTGCCACTTTGCCGAAGGGAAACGCATAG
- a CDS encoding FHA domain-containing protein, which produces MIAIVFLILRLVLVVLLYAFLLWALYTLWNDLRMQTLALQAPQIPPITLEVTNLMDEQPATFDLPEILVGRSASANYTIRNETVSSQHARLSYHHHQWWVEDLKSTNGTFLNGERVVSPTVVMNGDELRCGQVNIRVTVHEPQKQQVRRI; this is translated from the coding sequence ATGATTGCCATTGTTTTTTTGATTCTTCGGCTGGTTCTGGTCGTGTTGTTGTATGCTTTTCTCCTCTGGGCACTTTATACCCTGTGGAATGATTTGCGGATGCAAACTTTAGCCCTGCAGGCTCCGCAGATTCCCCCTATAACGCTGGAAGTGACCAACCTGATGGACGAACAACCGGCAACATTTGACCTGCCGGAAATTCTGGTCGGCCGTAGTGCATCAGCAAACTACACTATTCGGAATGAAACCGTCTCTTCTCAACATGCACGCCTGTCTTACCATCATCATCAGTGGTGGGTAGAGGACTTAAAGTCCACCAATGGCACGTTTCTCAATGGGGAACGTGTGGTTTCTCCCACGGTGGTGATGAATGGAGATGAATTGCGTTGTGGCCAGGTGAATATTCGGGTGACGGTACATGAACCTCAGAAACAACAGGTAAGGAGGATATAA
- the mtnP gene encoding S-methyl-5'-thioadenosine phosphorylase gives MKEHAPVLGVIGGSGLYQMSSLTDVEQVEVETPFGKPSSPVVIGTLEGKRVAFVARHGIGHVYSPSEVNYRANIYALKMLGVKQVISISACGSLREDYAPGHIVIPDQIFDFTHKRARSFFGDGLVAHVGVADPVCKDLSRQVYEAVLQAGGTAHLGGTLITIEGPRFSTRAESNAYRSWGMSIIGMTASPEVFLAREAEMCYAIMAHVTDYDVWHVSEAPVTVEMVIRTLLQNTQIAQQAVQALMPHVPVACQSGCQHALADALITAKDRIPQETREKLSLLVGRYLS, from the coding sequence ATGAAAGAACATGCTCCAGTTCTGGGTGTAATTGGGGGGTCTGGGTTATATCAGATGTCGTCGTTGACCGATGTGGAACAGGTGGAAGTAGAAACTCCTTTTGGGAAACCGAGTTCCCCGGTGGTGATTGGTACGCTGGAGGGTAAACGGGTGGCTTTCGTGGCGCGGCATGGGATTGGACACGTTTATTCTCCCAGTGAGGTGAACTATCGTGCCAATATCTATGCACTGAAGATGCTGGGCGTCAAGCAAGTCATCAGCATCAGTGCCTGTGGTTCGTTGCGGGAAGATTATGCGCCGGGACATATTGTCATCCCCGACCAGATTTTTGATTTCACCCATAAGCGGGCGCGTTCTTTCTTTGGAGATGGATTGGTTGCCCATGTGGGGGTGGCAGACCCGGTTTGTAAGGATTTGTCCCGGCAAGTTTATGAGGCTGTCCTGCAGGCTGGCGGTACGGCTCATTTAGGCGGTACATTGATTACCATCGAAGGTCCCCGTTTTTCTACCCGTGCCGAATCCAACGCGTATCGCTCCTGGGGAATGTCCATTATTGGCATGACGGCATCTCCGGAAGTGTTTCTGGCGCGTGAGGCGGAGATGTGCTATGCCATCATGGCGCATGTGACCGATTACGATGTCTGGCATGTCAGTGAAGCGCCGGTGACTGTGGAAATGGTCATTCGCACGTTGCTTCAAAATACCCAAATTGCTCAGCAAGCCGTGCAGGCGCTCATGCCACATGTGCCGGTTGCCTGTCAAAGTGGGTGCCAGCACGCCCTGGCAGATGCATTAATCACTGCGAAGGATCGGATTCCACAAGAAACCCGCGAAAAATTGAGCCTTCTGGTAGGGCGTTATCTCTCGTGA